Proteins from a single region of Candidatus Zixiibacteriota bacterium:
- a CDS encoding amino acid ABC transporter permease, with protein sequence MFLQQIVNWISFQLHILKNILFFLAPAIPMTIKLTLVAFALALILGLLIGLARLSQRGLIKALSKIYVDVLRGIPLLVQIFFIYFGLGKVLNLDRFLAGVIAIAVCYSAYLAEIIRTGIQAIHKGQYQAALSLGMTPYQTMRFVILPQSLRIIVPPVANEFIASLKDSSLVSIIGLRELTRAGREYYSQHFIDFQTWLVVGIIYLIMTLSLSRLVSYLEKKYRVHGYGIPH encoded by the coding sequence ATGTTCCTGCAGCAAATAGTCAATTGGATTTCATTTCAGCTTCATATCCTGAAAAATATCCTTTTTTTCCTTGCCCCAGCAATACCGATGACCATCAAGCTAACCCTGGTGGCTTTTGCTTTAGCTCTGATTTTAGGACTCTTGATAGGTTTAGCCCGGTTATCGCAGAGAGGTTTAATCAAAGCTTTATCCAAAATCTATGTGGATGTGTTGAGAGGGATTCCGCTTTTGGTTCAGATCTTCTTCATCTATTTCGGCCTGGGCAAGGTTCTTAATTTAGACCGCTTTTTGGCAGGCGTTATCGCCATTGCAGTATGTTACTCAGCTTATCTGGCAGAGATAATAAGAACTGGTATCCAGGCAATTCACAAAGGTCAGTACCAGGCAGCCCTATCTTTGGGAATGACACCTTACCAGACAATGAGATTTGTGATCCTGCCTCAGTCTTTAAGGATCATAGTCCCGCCAGTGGCAAACGAGTTCATAGCATCCCTGAAAGATAGCTCCCTTGTTTCTATTATAGGATTAAGGGAGTTAACCCGAGCAGGCAGGGAATACTACTCCCAGCATTTTATAGATTTCCAGACCTGGCTGGTGGTGGGCATAATTTATTTGATAATGACCTTGAGCTTATCCAGATTGGTCTCCTATCTGGAGAAAAAATATAGGGTGCATGGCTATGGAATACCGCATTGA